From one Pueribacillus theae genomic stretch:
- a CDS encoding TVP38/TMEM64 family protein, whose amino-acid sequence MKKGIIFAIFYGSILSVAFLLREPMLVWLNHSNLSQLPLMLFLAILFSILPIVPFTVFSGLMGAKYGVWIGAAINWTGSVGAAIIFFFLSRYFFVLQFQQYISRYKKIKKFDSIISRNAFVAVLFSRMIPIIPPPVVNIYSGLSSMFFREYILATAIGKIPGIIFYAYLGKQLFTSNYSLFLGIFIYLGFIIIVALVYFLWYKGKKAVDY is encoded by the coding sequence ATGAAAAAGGGAATCATCTTTGCCATTTTTTATGGAAGCATTTTATCTGTAGCTTTTTTGTTACGAGAACCTATGTTGGTTTGGTTAAATCATAGTAATTTGTCCCAACTTCCACTCATGCTTTTCCTTGCTATTTTGTTCAGCATCCTTCCTATTGTTCCATTTACCGTTTTTTCTGGACTTATGGGGGCAAAATATGGAGTATGGATAGGTGCTGCCATTAATTGGACGGGTTCTGTTGGAGCTGCAATCATCTTTTTCTTTCTTTCCCGTTATTTTTTCGTTCTACAATTTCAGCAATATATATCAAGGTATAAAAAGATTAAAAAGTTTGATTCTATTATTAGCAGAAATGCCTTTGTAGCTGTTTTATTCAGTCGAATGATTCCAATTATTCCTCCACCTGTAGTCAATATCTATTCGGGTTTAAGTTCGATGTTTTTTAGAGAATATATACTCGCAACAGCTATCGGCAAGATTCCTGGAATCATTTTCTACGCCTATTTAGGAAAGCAACTATTCACTTCAAACTATTCATTGTTTTTAGGTATCTTTATTTATTTAGGATTTATTATTATCGTGGCTCTCGTATATTTTCTCTGGTATAAAGGAAAAAAAGCTGTAGATTATTAG
- a CDS encoding flavin-containing monooxygenase, translating to MKPTQQTFDAVVVGAGFSGLYMLYRLREAGFSTRVYEAGGDVGGVWYWNRYPGARCDSESIYYNFTFSDELLQEWTWSQRYPEQPEILRYLRFVADKFKLRQDIQFNTRVAAAHYDEKANRWKIQLDDGTIAYAKYFITAVGCLSAANIPKFEGIDSFKGEWYHTGHWPHEKVNFAGKRVGVIGTGSSGVQSIPVIAEEAEHLTVFQRTPQYSSPAKNHPYDPEFIRKTKENYNEIRQQMRNSRVGIPLMRNEQSALDAPHEERLQKYEEVWNEGGFWKLAATYGDLTTNEAANETLSDFLRSKIRKVVKDPKVAEKLMPDYFYFTKRPIIDTNYYETFNRDNVTLVDVKEAPIERITPTGLKTAEKEYELDAIVFATGFDAMTGPLFKIDIRGKNGLGLKEKWAEGARLKTYLGMSTAGFPNFFMITGPESPSVISNMPVSIEQHVEWISDCIHYLHKNNLETIEARTEAEEAWSKHCKEVAEATLYSKTDSWYTGANIEGKPQGFLIYLGGVGTYREICSEVAAKGYEGFTLEPSSN from the coding sequence GTGAAACCAACTCAGCAAACATTCGATGCTGTTGTTGTCGGAGCTGGATTTTCGGGGCTATATATGCTTTACCGATTACGAGAAGCCGGTTTCTCTACTCGCGTCTATGAAGCTGGTGGGGATGTTGGAGGTGTTTGGTATTGGAACCGCTATCCCGGAGCGAGATGCGATTCTGAAAGCATCTATTATAATTTCACATTCTCTGATGAACTGCTTCAAGAATGGACATGGTCACAAAGATATCCCGAACAGCCGGAAATATTGCGTTACCTTCGTTTTGTGGCAGACAAATTTAAACTTCGCCAAGATATCCAGTTCAATACGCGCGTTGCCGCTGCCCATTACGATGAAAAAGCGAACCGATGGAAAATCCAACTAGACGACGGCACAATTGCGTATGCTAAATATTTTATTACAGCGGTCGGATGTCTGTCTGCCGCAAATATACCAAAGTTTGAAGGCATTGACAGCTTTAAAGGTGAATGGTATCACACTGGGCATTGGCCGCACGAGAAGGTAAATTTCGCGGGAAAGCGAGTTGGGGTTATCGGCACTGGCTCAAGTGGTGTCCAGTCGATCCCTGTTATTGCAGAGGAAGCAGAGCATCTTACAGTTTTTCAGCGAACACCACAGTATAGTTCCCCGGCAAAAAATCACCCGTATGATCCTGAATTCATAAGAAAGACCAAAGAAAATTACAATGAAATTAGGCAGCAAATGCGCAATTCCAGAGTAGGCATCCCATTGATGAGAAATGAACAGTCAGCGCTAGATGCTCCACATGAGGAACGCCTGCAAAAATATGAGGAAGTTTGGAATGAAGGTGGGTTCTGGAAGCTCGCAGCTACATACGGTGATTTGACGACGAATGAAGCAGCAAATGAAACATTGTCCGATTTCCTCCGTTCCAAGATCCGTAAAGTTGTAAAAGACCCAAAGGTAGCCGAAAAATTGATGCCAGATTACTTTTATTTTACGAAGCGTCCAATTATCGATACGAATTACTATGAAACTTTTAACCGTGATAACGTAACGTTAGTAGATGTAAAGGAAGCGCCAATTGAGAGAATTACGCCAACAGGTTTAAAAACTGCAGAAAAAGAATACGAACTGGATGCCATTGTTTTTGCGACAGGCTTTGATGCAATGACAGGCCCATTATTCAAGATTGATATTCGCGGCAAAAATGGGTTGGGATTGAAAGAAAAATGGGCGGAGGGTGCACGCTTGAAGACTTACCTTGGAATGTCAACTGCAGGTTTTCCTAATTTCTTTATGATAACAGGTCCTGAAAGCCCTTCCGTCATCAGCAACATGCCAGTATCCATTGAGCAGCATGTTGAGTGGATATCTGATTGTATCCATTATCTTCACAAGAATAACTTGGAAACCATTGAAGCTAGAACGGAAGCAGAAGAAGCGTGGAGCAAGCATTGCAAAGAAGTGGCAGAAGCTACGCTTTATTCTAAGACTGATTCCTGGTATACAGGGGCGAACATCGAAGGGAAGCCGCAAGGATTTCTAATTTATCTAGGAGGCGTTGGGACATACCGAGAAATTTGCAGCGAAGTTGCTGCTAAAGGGTATGAAGGATTTACTTTAGAGCCCTCTAGTAACTGA